In Elaeis guineensis isolate ETL-2024a chromosome 1, EG11, whole genome shotgun sequence, a genomic segment contains:
- the LOC105061102 gene encoding LOW QUALITY PROTEIN: probable L-type lectin-domain containing receptor kinase S.7 (The sequence of the model RefSeq protein was modified relative to this genomic sequence to represent the inferred CDS: inserted 1 base in 1 codon) — protein MGSNVRSSLFPLFLLLTSLFSTQAPAKNTSLDFTSFSFLNLTLLGDSYLRNGSVGLTRETGVPSSSSGTAICNLPIQFYDPRENTSASFSTKFSFSITNPNPESYGDGLTFFMSPGNGTLGSTXGYLGLFNSLSASNNVSIIAIEFDTRLDEGFNDSSDNHVGFDINSPISVKAEDLSPHGIELKSGNLITAWIDYYNDESMLKIWLGNSSDKPRNPVMFMKHDLSKHFQEYMYVGFSAATEGSTEVHTIEGWSFRTFGFTTPNLSSHVPYNVSDSSWSKIPTMPITGPHSSSYNKLSLSLAVIGPVALCMAFVMFVWISVTKWMELKASKEGLKSELLRGPRKFSYRELSSATRGFHSSRIVGNGAFGMVYKAVHPGSGITYAVKRSKQAQQSQKEFIAELSIIACLRHKNLVQLEGWCTAKDELLLVYEFMPNGSLDQALYCRPESMLKWSQRYNVATGIASVLTYLHQGCEQQVIHRDIKTSNIMLDANFNPRLGDFGLARLMDHNKSPVSTLTAGTMGYLAPEYLQCGTATEKTDIFSYGVVILEICCGRRPIDTEDGQDHKLVNLVDWVWGLYSKDKLIEAADQRLNGEFDREEMLRLLLVGLSCANPDCTQRPAMRRVLQILNSEAEPISVPRMKPLLVFTSHLSMKEIVSDCEESARSSPLYELKIN, from the exons ATGGGCTCTAATGTAAGATCATCCCTTTtccccctcttccttctcttgacTTCATTATTCTCTACACAAGCCCCTGCCAAAAACACAAGCCTCGACTTCACATCCTTCTCTTTCCTCAACCTTACCCTCCTCGGAGACTCCTATCTCAGGAACGGGTCGGTGGGGCTCACTAGAGAGACCGGTGTACCCTCATCGAGCTCTGGTACTGCCATATGCAATCTCCCTATCCAGTTCTATGACCCTAGAGAGAATACctctgcttctttctctaccaagttctccttctcgatcacaaACCCAAATCCTGAATCATATGGCGATGGATTGACGTTCTTCATGTCCCCAGGCAATGGAACACTGGGAAGCA GGGGGTATCTTGGTCTGTTTAACTCTTTAAGTGCCTCCAACAATGTATCTATCATTGCCATTGAATTTGACACCAGGTTGGATGAGGGATTCAATGATTCAAGTGACAACCATGTCGGTTTTGACATCAACAGCCCCATTTCAGTCAAGGCGGAGGATCTTAGTCCCCACGGAATCGAACTCAAGAGTGGGAATCTTATTACAGCTTGGATCGATTACTACAACGATGAGAGTATGCTGAAGATCTGGCTGGGAAACTCCAGTGATAAGCCCAGAAATCCTGTCATGTTTATGAAACATGACCTCTCAAAGCATTTTCAGGAGTATATGTACGTTGGTTTTTCAGCAGCAACAGAGGGAAGTACTGAGGTCCACACGATTGAAGGGTGGAGCTTCCGGACCTTTGGATTCACTACCCCTAATCTCTCATCTCATGTTCCTTACAATGTGTCTGATAGCTCGTGGAGCAAGATTCCGACGATGCCCATCACCGGCCCTCACAGTAGCTCTTACAATAAGCTCAGTCTCAGCCTAGCAGTCATAGGTCCTGTGGCACTCTGTATGGCCTTCGTTATGTTCGTCTGGATTTCAGTTACAAAATGGATGGAGTTGAAAGCAAGTAAAGAGGGCTTGAAATCAGAGCTCCTGAGGGGCCCAAGAAAATTCAGCTATAGGGAGCTCAGCTCAGCGACCAGAGGATTCCACAGCAGCAGAATTGTTGGAAATGGAGCATTTGGAATGGTATACAAAGCGGTTCATCCTGGATCCGGCATCACATACGCAGTGAAGCGGTCAAAGCAAGCCCAGCAAAGCCAGAAAGAGTTCATTGCCGAGTTGTCCATAATAGCTTGCTTGAGGCATAAGAATTTAGTCCAGCTTGAAGGTTGGTGTACTGCGAAGGATGAATTGTTGCTCGTGTATGAGTTCATGCCGAATGGAAGCCTTGATCAGGCCCTTTACTGCAGACCTGAATCGATGCTTAAATGGTCCCAGCGGTACAATGTAGCCACCGGCATTGCCTCTGTTCTCACCTACCTGCATCAAGGATGCGAACAGCAAGTGATCCATAGAGACATAAAGACCAGCAATATAATGCTGGATGCCAATTTTAATCCAAGACTAGGAGACTTTGGCTTGGCAAGGTTGATGGATCACAATAAGAGCCCTGTTTCAACTTTGACTGCTGGGACAATGGGGTACCTTGCACCTGAGTATCTCCAGTGTGGTACGGCCACAGAAAAGACCGATATATTCAGCTATGGGGTCGTGATACTGGAAATTTGTTGTGGGAGGAGGCCAATTGATACAGAAGATGGCCAGGATCATAAGTTGGTCAATTTGGTTGACTGGGTTTGGGGATTGTATTCAAAGGATAAGCTTATCGAAGCTGCAGACCAAAGATTAAATGGCGAGTTTGATAGGGAAGAAATGTTGAGACTTTTGCTTGTGGGTCTAAGCTGTGCAAATCCAGATTGCACCCAGAGGCCTGCAATGAGAAGGGTTCTTCAGATTCTCAACTCTGAGGCAGAGCCCATATCTGTGCCTAGAATGAAGCCACTCCTTGTGTTTACTTCTCATCTGAGCATGAAGGAGATCGTTTCTGACTGTGAGGAAAGTGCAAGGTCCAGCCCACTATATGAACTCaaaatcaattga
- the LOC140854758 gene encoding uncharacterized protein: MTHTHQDGTFVRDESRDLYERATSLIAERDDESAASTQQSRIEAEVFTELMGPERYDRVRGYGVGVTPTQLSEVSRYTQHAAADAQDSRVPRLEMEIQEIRQSRAAEMEEMRQSRVDMQAMRGQIDRLTSLLEMYGSSQAPGISGTRRDSGTSRGDNDDHPPAD; encoded by the exons atgactcatactcatcaggatggtacttttgttcgagatgagtcgagagatttatat gagagggctacatctctcattgcagagcgtgacgacgagtccgcagcatctacgcagcagagccgtatcgaggccgaggtgttcacagagttgatgggaccagagcgctacgaccgagtgaggggttatggagtaggagtcacccccactcagttatctgaggttagtagatatacgcagcatgctgcagcagatgctcaggattcacgcgttcccAGACTCGAgatggagatacaggagattagacagagtcgtgccgctgagatggaggagatgcgacagagccgtgtcgatatgcaggccatgaggggacagattgatcgccttacatctttattagagatgtatggttcatctcag gctcctggcatatcaggcacccgtcgagatagcggcacgtcacgtggagacaacgacgaccatccgcctgcagattga
- the LOC140857901 gene encoding uncharacterized protein, whose translation MPANLPPLPVALPVTLPPDENKITSLLLPLSSSSPYLGILPSPTQRPRLKNLPPLPVTLPLDENKITPPLLPSSSSSPYLGILPSPTQRPSLKMPTNLPPLPVTLPLDENKITPPLLPSSSSSPYLGILPSPTQRPSLKMPTNLPPLPVTLPLDENKITPPLLPSSSSSPYLGILPSPTQRPSLKMPTNLPPLPVTLPLDENKITPPLLPSSSSSSPYLGILPSPTQRPSLKMPTNLPPLPVTLPLDENKITPPLPPSSSSSPPPSDLPLMTHKQSAAATEIHDPLQPRPLSSASGDTVVIPEGEDEEERRAKEELKLKEEWVKEMRGWLMILATLAASVTYTAGLNPPGGFWQGDLSSVNGTQPHSSKNDTQPHSSKAGDPVLADTHTIRYIIFVACNDGALAMSIAIIVLLLNQSIFRAEVRLALLKACVVGDMFTLMMAFGAGSTRHSADIAGVALLSLSTFSYFFWWVRHFKKKPQTRRSRSSQERDVELGAIGQQTIQDPQKEVSLRTRTPLVCRKILSYTRIFSR comes from the coding sequence ATGCCCGCGAATTTACCTCCTTTGCCTGTGGCTTTGCCTGTGACTCTTCCACCCGATGAGAACAAGATAACTTCGCTGCTGCTacctttgtcttcttcttccccataCCTCGgaatacttccatctccaacgcaACGACCCAGACTCAAAAATTTACCTCCTTTGCCTGTGACTCTTCCACTCGATGAAAACAAGATAACTCCGCCGCTGCTACCTTCGTCTTCTTCTTCCCCATACCTCGgaatacttccatctccaacacagCGACCCAGCCTCAAAATGCCCACGAATTTACCTCCTTTGCCTGTGACTCTTCCACTCGATGAAAACAAGATAACTCCGCCGCTGCtaccttcgtcttcttcctccccatACCTCGgaatacttccatctccaacacagCGACCCAGCCTCAAAATGCCCACGAATTTACCTCCTTTGCCTGTGACTCTTCCACTCGATGAAAACAAGATAACTCCGCCGCTGCTACCTTCGTCTTCTTCTTCCCCATACCTCGgaatacttccatctccaacacagCGACCCAGCCTCAAAATGCCCACGAATTTACCTCCTTTGCCTGTGACTCTTCCACTCGATGAAAACAAGATAACTCCGCCGCTGCTAccttcgtcttcttcttcttccccgtaCCTCGGAATACTTCCCTCTCCAACACAACGACCCAGCCTCAAAATGCCCACGAATTTACCTCCTTTGCCCGTGACTCTTCCACTCGATGAAAACAAGATAACTCCGCCGCTGCCACcttcgtcttcttcttctcctcccccaTCAGACCTTCCATTAATGACACACAAACAGAGTGCGGCAGCAACCGAAATCCACGATCCATTGCAGCCACGCCCCTTGTCATCCGCTAGTGGCGACACGGTGGTCATACCGGAGGGGGAAGATGAGGAGGAAAGGAGAGCAAAAGAGGAGCTCAAGCTAAAAGAAGAATGGGTCAAGGAGATGCGAGGTTGGCTCATGATCCTCGCCACCCTCGCCGCCTCTGTTACATACACCGCAGGGCTAAACCCACCCGGCGGCTTCTGGCAGGGAGACTTATCATCTGTGAATGGTACTCAACCGCACTCATCTAAGAATGATACTCAACCGCACTCATCTAAGGCTGGGGATCCGGTGTTGGCCGACACACATACAATTCGATACATTATTTTCGTTGCGTGCAACGACGGCGCTCTCGCGATGTCGATAGCTATCATCGTGCTGCTCTTGAATCAAAGCATCTTCCGAGCCGAGGTGAGGTTGGCTCTGCTGAAGGCTTGTGTGGTTGGAGACATGTTCACCTTAATGATGGCTTTCGGCGCAGGCAGCACTCGGCATAGCGCAGACATCGCCGGCGTCGCGCTTTTGTCTCTTTCGACCTTCTCCTATTTCTTTTGGTGGGTCCGGCATTTCAAGAAGAAACCACAGACGAGGCGTTCAAGGTCCAGCCAGGAAAGGGACGTTGAGTTAGGAGCAATAGGGCAACAAACAATCCAAGATCCTCAGAAGGAAGTTTCGCTTAGGACTCGGACTCCTTTGGTTTGTAGGAAGATCTTATCTTATACTAGAATATTTTCCAGATAA